Within the Actinomycetota bacterium genome, the region CCGGTCCAGGACCGGCCTCCCGATCAGCTTGAACGCGCAGTCGACGTCGTGGAGCCTCAGGTCGAACACGGCCCGCAGGACGAGGTGGTACACGCGGGCGACGACGAGGCGGTGCCACGGGTCGTTGCGCTTGATCCGGTAGCCGACGACGATCGGGACCTCCGGTCCGAACCGGGGAACGAGGCGGTCGAGGTCGCCGATCCGGAACTGCCGGTCGCCGTCCGTGAAGAAGACGGCGTCCATGCGGCTCGCCCGCAGGCCCGTCTGGAGCGCGTGTCCGTACCCCAGGTTCGCCGGGTGGCGCTCGCACCGGACCTCCGGGTGCCGGGCCACGTAACGCTCCACGACCGAAGGGGTCGCGTCGGTGGAGCCGTCGTCCACGACGATGATCTCGAACCGCTCCGCGAAGGCGGGCAGCGTCGCCAGGGCCTCCTCGAGGAGGGGGCCGATGTTCTCCTCCTCGTTGAAGACCGGGAAGAAGCAGCTCAGCGACGAGATCTTCTGCATGCGTTGGCTCGGGTCGCGGACGGCCCTAACCCTATCCGGTGGTCGGCGCGACGACCGTGACCCACCACCGCACTAGACTGCGTCCGTGGGTAGGTTCCACACCCTCCGAGCTATGCCCCGACGCTTCGCCTGGTGGGCGTCCACGCCCTCGGGCCTGCTCTGGCTGTTCGTCGCGGGCGCCGCGATACGGCTCTGGCTCGCGACGCGACCCGGCTTCAGCGTCGATATGGGTTCCTTCCGCGGCTGGGCCGTGCAGCTCGACGACGTCGGACCGCGAGCGTTCTACCCCCCCGAGGCGTACGGCGAGGGGACGCCCGGAGTCCCGCCGAGCCGGTTCATCGACTACCCGCCCGGTTACCTGTACGTGCTGTGGGGGCTGGGTGCGATCTCGCGCCGTCTGTTCGGCGTAGGGCCCCCGGACGTCCTGCTCAAGCTGCCCCCGATACTGGGCGACCTGGCGCTGGCCTGGGTCGTCGTTCAACTCGCGGCCCGGCTCACTCCGGCCGCCTACCGGCGGGTGCCCTGGCGGGGGACCGCGGCGGCGGCCGTCCTGCTCAACCCCGCCCTGATCGTGGTGAGCGCACTGTGGGGCCAGGTCGACGTCTTCCAGGCGCTGCTCATCCTCGGGGCATTCCTGCTGCTGGGCACGGGGGCGGCCACGTTCCAGCGTGAGGCCGGGGGGCTGGCCCTGCTCGTCCTCGCGGTCCTCACGAAGCCACAGGCGCTCTTCGTCGTCCCCGTGGCTGTGCTGGTGCTCGTATGGCGGCACGCGCGGGCTGCTGCTGCCGACCCGGCCCCCGGACGGCTCGCACTCGCGCTCGCGCGCATCGCCGCCCTCGGGGTCACCTCGGCCGCGTTCGCCCTGCTCGTGATCTGGCCGTTCCTGGGCCCAAACCCGGTCCGGCTGCTCAGGTTCTACCAGCACGCGTCGAGCACCTACCCGCATACGAGCGTATGGGCGTTCAACCTCTGGGGGGCCCTGGGCTTCTGGAAGCCCGACTCCGGTCCGGAGGCGTTCCCGTCGCCGGCGGTCCCTGCGGTGGCGATCGGGTGGACGCTCTTCGCCGTCGGGGCGGCCTTCGTGGGATGGCGCGCCTGGCGGTCGCTGGGGCGCGGTGAGGCGGAGGGCAGGGTCCTGCTGGCCGGGGCGTTGTCCCTCACGCTCGTCGCGTTCGCGGTCCTGACCCGGATCCACGAGCGCTACCTCTTCGTGGTCATCGCGGGCCTCGCGGCGTTCGCTGCCTACCGGGGGCT harbors:
- a CDS encoding glycosyltransferase family 2 protein, whose translation is MQKISSLSCFFPVFNEEENIGPLLEEALATLPAFAERFEIIVVDDGSTDATPSVVERYVARHPEVRCERHPANLGYGHALQTGLRASRMDAVFFTDGDRQFRIGDLDRLVPRFGPEVPIVVGYRIKRNDPWHRLVVARVYHLVLRAVFDLRLHDVDCAFKLIGRPVLDRFLDDLRSRSAFISPELMIRSREAGYGIVEVGVPHHPRPAGRPKGATPKVIWRTIREIVRMRRELRAGRSTSGKP